A single genomic interval of Streptomyces sp. 1222.5 harbors:
- a CDS encoding hydantoinase B/oxoprolinase family protein — MTGWQFWVDRGGTFTDIVARRPDGRLLTHKLLSDNPRYADAAVTGVRELLGTSREPVEAVRMGTTVATNALLERKGERTLLVITRGFRDALRIAYQNRPHIFARRIELPGLLHERVVEVDERVAADGTVLRVPDLDALAEPLRRAYDDGIRAVAVVCLHSHLYPAHEQAIGELAARTGFPQISLSSEVSPLMKLVPRGDTAVVDAYLSPVLRRYVEHVADELHGVRLMFMQSNGGLTEAGQFRGKDAILSGPAGGIVGMARMSQRAGFDRVIGFDMGGTSTDVSHFAGEYERVFTTQIAGVRLRAPMLDIHTVAAGGGSVLHFDGSRYRVGPDSAGADPGPACYRAGGPLTVTDANVMLGRVHPGHFPAVFGPAGDQPLDANLVRDRFTTLAREIHERTGDDRTPEQVAEGFLQIAVANIANAVKRISVQKGHDVTRYALTTFGGAGGQHACRVADSLGIRSVLVPPMAGVLSALGIGLADTTAMREQSVEAPLETAAMPGIRKIADDLETAARTELLAEDVPEDRIEITRRAQLRYDGTDTTLTVELAEPEAMTHAFEERHRATYSFTLDRPIVVEALSVEATGITAPPDLSALAPYEGRPTAPDTVRLHTGGAWRDVPLHRREGLPPGETVTGPAIVTEASATTVVDDGWRAVATDDGHLVMERTAITQSSRLDTEVDPVLLEVFNNLFMSIAEQMGARLESTAQSVNIKERLDFSCALFDPDGNLVANAPHIPVHLGSMGTSVKEVIRRRGTAMRPGDTYAVNDPYHGGTHLPDVTVITPVFDTDRATDTESEPAILFYVASRGHHAEIGGIDPGSMPAGSRTIEEEGVLFDNWLLAEDGRFREEETRHLLTDAPHPSRNVRTNLADLRAQIAANRKGVDEVRRMIAEFGLDIVQAYMRHVQDNAEEAVRRVVDALADGECAYETDSGAVIRVRVRVDRAGRRATIDFTGTSAQLATNFNAPFAVVNAAVLYVFRTLVADDIPLNDGCLRPLDIVVPPGSMLAPEPPAAVVAGNVETSQAITGALYAALGVQAEGSGTMNNVSFGNERHQYYETVASGSGAGDGFPGADVVQTHMTNSRLTDPEVLEWRLPVRLEEFAVRRGSGGAGRWPGGDGAVRRLRFLEPMTVSTLSQHRRVPPYGMAGGEPGALGANRVERTDGTVTDLGGSGSADVGPGDVLVIETPGGGGYGRPSPDSRQAGEEIDDLRAF; from the coding sequence GTGACTGGCTGGCAGTTCTGGGTCGACCGAGGGGGCACGTTCACCGACATCGTCGCCCGCCGCCCGGACGGCCGGCTGCTCACCCACAAGCTCCTGTCCGACAATCCGCGCTACGCCGACGCGGCCGTCACCGGCGTACGCGAACTCCTCGGCACCTCGCGGGAGCCCGTCGAGGCCGTCCGCATGGGTACCACGGTCGCCACCAACGCCCTGCTGGAACGGAAGGGCGAACGGACCCTCCTCGTCATCACCCGCGGCTTCCGCGACGCCCTGCGCATCGCCTACCAGAACCGCCCGCACATCTTCGCCCGCCGTATCGAACTGCCCGGCCTGCTCCACGAACGGGTCGTCGAGGTGGACGAACGGGTGGCGGCCGACGGCACCGTCCTGCGCGTCCCCGACCTGGACGCCCTCGCGGAGCCGCTCCGGCGGGCGTACGACGACGGGATCCGCGCGGTCGCCGTGGTCTGCCTGCACAGCCACCTGTACCCCGCCCACGAACAGGCGATCGGGGAGCTCGCGGCCCGCACCGGCTTCCCGCAGATCTCCCTGTCCAGCGAGGTCAGCCCGCTGATGAAACTCGTCCCGCGCGGGGACACCGCCGTCGTCGACGCCTACCTCTCGCCCGTGCTGCGCCGCTACGTAGAGCACGTCGCCGACGAACTGCACGGCGTGCGCCTGATGTTCATGCAGTCCAACGGCGGCCTGACGGAGGCCGGGCAGTTCCGCGGCAAGGACGCCATCCTCTCCGGCCCGGCCGGCGGCATCGTCGGCATGGCCCGCATGTCGCAGCGCGCCGGTTTCGACCGCGTCATCGGCTTCGACATGGGAGGGACCTCCACCGACGTCTCGCACTTCGCCGGCGAGTACGAACGCGTCTTCACCACACAGATCGCGGGCGTCCGGCTGCGCGCCCCCATGCTGGACATCCACACGGTCGCCGCCGGCGGCGGCTCGGTCCTGCACTTCGACGGCTCCCGCTACCGGGTGGGCCCCGACTCCGCCGGCGCCGATCCGGGCCCCGCCTGCTACCGCGCCGGCGGCCCCCTCACCGTCACCGATGCCAACGTCATGCTCGGGCGCGTCCACCCCGGCCACTTCCCGGCCGTCTTCGGTCCTGCGGGCGACCAGCCCCTGGACGCGAACCTCGTCCGGGACCGGTTCACCACCCTCGCGCGCGAGATCCACGAACGCACCGGCGACGACCGGACCCCGGAGCAGGTGGCCGAGGGATTCCTCCAGATCGCCGTCGCCAACATCGCCAACGCCGTCAAGCGGATCTCCGTCCAGAAGGGTCACGACGTCACCCGCTACGCCCTGACCACCTTCGGCGGAGCGGGCGGCCAGCACGCGTGCCGGGTCGCCGACTCGCTCGGCATCCGCAGCGTGCTCGTACCCCCCATGGCCGGTGTGCTCTCCGCCCTCGGTATCGGTCTCGCCGACACCACGGCCATGCGCGAACAGTCCGTCGAGGCACCCCTCGAGACGGCCGCCATGCCCGGCATCCGCAAGATCGCCGACGACCTGGAGACCGCGGCCCGCACCGAACTCCTCGCCGAGGACGTCCCCGAGGACCGCATCGAGATCACCCGCCGGGCACAGCTGCGCTACGACGGCACCGACACCACCCTCACCGTCGAGCTGGCCGAGCCCGAGGCCATGACGCACGCCTTCGAAGAACGTCATCGCGCCACGTACTCCTTCACCCTCGACCGCCCGATCGTCGTCGAAGCCCTCTCCGTCGAAGCCACCGGCATCACCGCACCCCCCGATCTGTCCGCCCTCGCCCCGTACGAGGGCCGCCCCACCGCACCCGACACCGTCCGCCTCCACACCGGCGGGGCCTGGCGCGACGTACCCCTCCACCGCCGCGAGGGCCTTCCTCCCGGCGAGACCGTCACCGGCCCCGCGATCGTCACGGAGGCCAGTGCGACGACCGTCGTCGACGACGGCTGGCGGGCCGTGGCGACCGACGACGGGCATCTGGTCATGGAACGCACGGCGATTACGCAGAGTTCCCGACTCGACACGGAGGTCGACCCGGTCCTGCTCGAGGTCTTCAACAACCTCTTCATGTCCATCGCGGAACAGATGGGAGCCCGGCTGGAGTCCACGGCCCAGTCCGTCAACATCAAGGAACGCCTCGACTTCTCCTGCGCCCTGTTCGACCCCGACGGAAACCTGGTGGCCAACGCCCCGCACATCCCCGTCCACCTGGGCTCCATGGGCACCAGTGTCAAAGAGGTCATCCGCCGGCGCGGCACCGCGATGCGCCCGGGGGACACCTACGCCGTCAACGACCCGTACCACGGCGGGACGCACCTGCCCGACGTCACGGTGATCACCCCCGTCTTCGACACCGACCGGGCGACGGACACGGAGAGTGAACCGGCGATCCTCTTCTACGTCGCCTCACGCGGCCATCACGCAGAGATCGGCGGCATCGACCCGGGCTCCATGCCGGCCGGTAGCCGCACCATCGAGGAGGAGGGCGTCCTCTTCGACAACTGGCTCCTGGCGGAGGACGGCCGGTTCCGCGAGGAGGAGACCCGCCACCTCCTCACCGACGCGCCCCACCCCTCCCGCAACGTACGCACCAACCTCGCCGACCTGCGCGCCCAGATCGCCGCCAACCGGAAGGGCGTCGACGAGGTCCGCCGCATGATCGCCGAGTTCGGCCTCGACATCGTCCAGGCCTACATGCGGCACGTGCAGGACAACGCCGAGGAGGCCGTCCGCCGCGTCGTCGACGCCCTGGCCGACGGGGAGTGCGCCTACGAGACCGACTCGGGCGCCGTCATCCGGGTCCGGGTGCGCGTCGACCGCGCCGGACGCCGGGCGACCATCGACTTCACCGGCACCTCCGCGCAGCTCGCCACCAACTTCAACGCCCCCTTCGCGGTGGTCAACGCCGCCGTCCTGTACGTCTTCCGCACCCTGGTCGCCGACGACATCCCGCTCAACGACGGCTGTCTGCGCCCCCTCGACATCGTCGTGCCGCCCGGTTCGATGCTCGCGCCCGAACCGCCCGCCGCGGTCGTCGCGGGCAACGTCGAGACCTCCCAGGCCATCACCGGCGCCCTCTACGCCGCCCTCGGCGTCCAGGCCGAGGGCTCCGGCACGATGAACAACGTCAGCTTCGGCAACGAGCGCCACCAGTACTACGAGACCGTCGCCTCCGGATCCGGAGCGGGCGACGGCTTCCCCGGTGCCGACGTCGTGCAGACCCACATGACCAACTCCCGGCTCACCGACCCGGAAGTCCTGGAGTGGCGGCTGCCGGTCAGGCTCGAGGAGTTCGCCGTCCGGCGGGGGAGCGGCGGCGCCGGACGGTGGCCCGGCGGCGACGGCGCCGTACGCCGGCTCCGCTTCCTCGAACCCATGACCGTCTCCACGCTCTCCCAGCACCGCCGCGTGCCCCCGTACGGCATGGCGGGCGGCGAACCCGGAGCGCTCGGCGCCAACCGGGTCGAGCGCACCGACGGCACGGTCACCGATCTCGGCGGCAGCGGCTCGGCCGACGTCGGGCCGGGCGACGTTCTCGTCATCGAAACCCCCGGTGGCGGCGGCTACGGCCGACCGTCGCCCGATTCCCGTCAAGCAGGAGAAGAGATCGATGATCTTCGGGCGTTCTGA
- a CDS encoding ATP/GTP-binding protein produces MIFGRSERGKPPVEPVTLKILVAGGFGVGKTTLVGAVSEIRPLRTEELLTEAGRPVDDTSGVEGKHTTTVAMDFGRITLREDLVLYLFGTPGQERFWFMWDELSEGALGAVVLADTRRLEDCFAAVDYFERRSIPFIVGVNCFEDAARYPADAVRQALDLDDDVPVLLCDARDRESVKDVLIGVVQHAMEYAAGSRQAAAT; encoded by the coding sequence ATGATCTTCGGGCGTTCTGAGCGCGGCAAGCCCCCGGTCGAGCCCGTCACGCTCAAGATCCTCGTGGCCGGCGGCTTCGGCGTGGGCAAGACGACCCTCGTCGGCGCGGTCAGCGAGATCAGGCCGCTTCGTACCGAGGAACTGCTCACCGAAGCCGGTCGTCCGGTCGACGACACGAGCGGGGTCGAGGGCAAGCACACCACCACCGTGGCCATGGACTTCGGCAGGATCACGCTGCGCGAGGACCTGGTGCTGTACCTCTTCGGCACGCCCGGGCAGGAACGGTTCTGGTTCATGTGGGACGAGCTGTCCGAGGGCGCGCTCGGCGCCGTCGTCCTCGCCGACACACGGCGGCTGGAGGACTGCTTCGCCGCCGTCGACTACTTCGAACGGCGTTCCATACCGTTCATCGTGGGTGTCAACTGCTTCGAGGACGCGGCGCGTTATCCCGCCGACGCCGTCCGTCAGGCCCTCGACCTGGACGACGACGTGCCCGTCCTGCTGTGCGACGCCCGCGACCGCGAGTCGGTCAAGGACGTGCTCATCGGCGTCGTCCAGCACGCCATGGAGTACGCCGCGGGCAGCCGTCAGGCCGCCGCCACCTGA
- the glpK gene encoding glycerol kinase GlpK: MTDNAEKYVAAIDQGTTSSRCIVFDHSGAIVAVDQREHRQIFPKPGWVEHDATEIWSKVQAVVAGALAKAGLRADQLSALGITNQRETTVLWDRATGKPVHNAIVWQDTRTAALCHELGGTDGQDRFREQTGLPLASYFSGPKAAWLLDQVPGLRQRAEYGEIAFGTIDSWLIWNLTGGTDGGRHVTDVTNAGRTMLMNLETLQWDSSILSAMNIPEAVLPEIRSSAEVYGTAVGQLAGVPVASALGDQQAAVFGQACYDVGTAKNTYGTGSFLLLNTGDRPVPSKNGLLTTMGYKIGEEAPVYCLEGSIAITGALVQWFRDQLGIIRTADEIEPLAASVEDNGGAYIVPAFSGLFAPYWRSDARGVVTGLTRYVTKAHLARAVLEATSWQTREVVDAMYQDSGVRITTLKVDGGMTKNNLLMQHQADVLGVPVIRPRVSETTCLGAAYAAGLATGVWNDLDELKSHWQKDAEWAPAMEASVRDREYRSWRKAVEKSFGWLEEDGA, from the coding sequence ATGACGGACAACGCCGAGAAGTACGTCGCCGCCATCGACCAGGGCACCACCTCCAGCCGCTGCATCGTCTTCGACCACAGCGGCGCGATCGTCGCCGTCGACCAGCGCGAGCACCGCCAGATCTTCCCCAAGCCGGGCTGGGTGGAGCACGACGCCACCGAGATCTGGTCCAAGGTGCAGGCCGTCGTCGCCGGGGCGCTGGCGAAAGCCGGGCTGCGCGCCGACCAGTTGAGCGCGCTCGGCATCACCAACCAGCGGGAGACCACGGTCCTGTGGGACCGCGCCACCGGCAAGCCCGTGCACAACGCGATCGTGTGGCAGGACACCCGCACCGCCGCCCTGTGCCACGAACTCGGCGGCACGGACGGCCAGGACCGCTTCCGCGAGCAGACCGGGCTGCCGCTGGCCAGCTACTTCTCCGGCCCCAAGGCGGCCTGGCTGCTGGACCAGGTGCCCGGGCTGCGGCAACGGGCCGAGTACGGCGAGATCGCCTTCGGGACCATCGACTCCTGGCTGATCTGGAACCTCACGGGAGGCACCGACGGCGGCCGGCACGTCACCGACGTCACGAACGCCGGCCGCACCATGCTGATGAACCTGGAGACCCTCCAGTGGGATTCCTCCATCCTCTCCGCCATGAACATCCCCGAGGCGGTACTCCCCGAGATCAGGTCCTCCGCGGAGGTGTACGGCACCGCGGTCGGGCAGCTCGCGGGCGTGCCCGTGGCCTCGGCGCTGGGCGACCAGCAGGCCGCCGTGTTCGGGCAGGCCTGCTACGACGTCGGCACCGCGAAGAACACCTACGGCACCGGCAGTTTCCTGCTGCTGAACACCGGCGACCGGCCGGTGCCGTCCAAGAACGGGCTGCTGACGACGATGGGCTACAAGATCGGCGAGGAGGCGCCGGTGTACTGCCTGGAGGGGTCCATAGCGATAACGGGCGCCCTGGTCCAATGGTTCCGCGACCAGCTCGGCATCATCCGCACCGCCGACGAGATCGAGCCACTGGCGGCGAGTGTCGAGGACAACGGAGGCGCCTACATCGTGCCCGCGTTCTCGGGCCTGTTCGCGCCCTACTGGCGCTCGGACGCACGCGGGGTCGTCACCGGGCTCACCCGGTACGTCACCAAGGCCCATCTCGCGCGCGCGGTGCTGGAGGCGACGAGCTGGCAGACGCGTGAGGTCGTGGACGCCATGTACCAGGACTCCGGAGTACGGATCACGACCCTGAAGGTCGACGGCGGCATGACGAAGAACAATCTGCTGATGCAGCACCAGGCGGACGTGCTGGGCGTTCCGGTGATCCGCCCCAGGGTGTCGGAGACGACCTGCCTCGGCGCCGCCTACGCGGCCGGTCTGGCCACGGGCGTGTGGAACGACCTGGACGAGCTGAAGTCGCACTGGCAGAAGGACGCCGAGTGGGCACCCGCGATGGAGGCGTCGGTGCGCGACCGCGAGTACCGCAGCTGGCGCAAGGCGGTGGAGAAGAGCTTCGGCTGGCTGGAGGAGGACGGCGCGTAG
- a CDS encoding MIP/aquaporin family protein has protein sequence MSNGDIFVGEIVGTAILILFGAGVCAAVTLRYSKARAAGWVVIAFGWGFGVLAGAYTAAPLSGGHLNPAVTIGIAVDTGKWDKVWVYLLGQIVGAMLGAVLAYLVYLAQFQANVRKTGTTEGTADEPVPTLGIFSTIPEIRNPVANLITEIIATVALVLPVLAFGLTKGLGESGTTVLIVSLLVVGIGLSLGGPTGYAINPARDLGPRVVHSFLPIPNKGTSDWGYAWIPVVGPLIGGALAGLLYNVAF, from the coding sequence ATGAGCAATGGAGACATCTTCGTCGGGGAGATCGTCGGCACCGCGATCCTGATCCTGTTCGGTGCCGGTGTCTGCGCCGCCGTCACCCTCAGATATTCCAAGGCGCGGGCCGCGGGCTGGGTGGTGATCGCCTTCGGATGGGGCTTCGGTGTGCTCGCCGGCGCGTACACCGCGGCCCCCCTCTCCGGCGGCCACCTCAATCCCGCGGTGACCATCGGCATCGCCGTGGACACCGGCAAGTGGGACAAGGTCTGGGTGTATCTGCTGGGGCAGATCGTCGGCGCGATGCTGGGCGCCGTCCTGGCCTACCTGGTGTATCTGGCCCAGTTCCAGGCCAACGTCCGCAAGACGGGCACCACCGAGGGCACGGCCGACGAACCGGTGCCGACCCTCGGAATCTTCTCGACCATCCCGGAGATCCGGAACCCGGTCGCCAACCTCATCACCGAGATCATCGCGACCGTCGCACTGGTGCTGCCCGTGCTCGCTTTCGGGCTGACGAAGGGACTCGGAGAGTCCGGCACCACCGTGCTGATCGTCTCCCTGCTCGTCGTGGGCATCGGCCTGTCTCTCGGCGGCCCCACCGGCTACGCCATCAACCCGGCCCGCGACCTCGGCCCGCGCGTCGTGCACAGCTTCCTGCCGATCCCGAACAAGGGCACGTCGGACTGGGGTTACGCCTGGATCCCGGTCGTCGGCCCCCTCATCGGCGGAGCGCTCGCCGGGCTCCTCTACAACGTCGCCTTCTGA
- a CDS encoding GGDEF domain-containing protein, which produces MHSWTDTLRFAFQPVVNLRTGAVAALETLARPETGDILAEARRDPELDGMLAVLALRAATRKETLLPLHLNVFAATLADLGGLTPLHDAVRAAGRMPWEVTLDIVPPFTHVPHRALLEAVAALREQGFRISADGIGDGDVPLRLLIDLAPHLVKLDASLLARPAAVRAMRALCEELGALVAVEGVETELQCAAAVSAGAQLAQGELFAPPARIPVADVYVPPLSRGFLAVPRSGPSVREFVRPAAVLPVTAPAGRVRALLTGSPDVSGVLLVDQAGRPVRSVHRSRFLLSMSGRYGHALYADRPAFKLGDAPRTVGIGATAWEVLDVVAVGGRDRTSDDVAVVDERGRCVGVVRLADLVRALAESRVEEAAGLNPLTRLPGSDAITGEVDRRIADGRVFALSWLDIDHFKQVNDGAGFAAGDELIRSVGRALQEAAAGHARVGHIGGDDFLVLADVEALDPLAAAVLDVPWAAGGRPVTLSLATVVCAPGSVRDHRQAAAHLAPLKKAAKALSGASWVLGRAELPGHEVRRGGSGAAPAQADYAAAEPRW; this is translated from the coding sequence GTGCACTCCTGGACGGATACTCTCCGCTTCGCCTTCCAGCCGGTGGTCAACCTGAGGACGGGCGCGGTCGCGGCACTGGAGACACTGGCCCGCCCGGAGACCGGTGACATCCTGGCCGAGGCGCGCCGTGACCCCGAACTCGACGGCATGCTGGCCGTGCTGGCGCTCCGTGCGGCAACACGCAAGGAGACGCTGCTGCCGCTGCACCTGAACGTGTTCGCGGCCACGCTCGCCGACCTCGGTGGTCTCACACCGCTGCACGACGCCGTACGCGCCGCGGGGCGCATGCCCTGGGAGGTGACCCTCGACATCGTCCCGCCCTTCACGCACGTGCCCCATCGGGCTCTGCTGGAGGCGGTGGCCGCACTGCGCGAGCAGGGCTTCCGGATCAGCGCGGACGGCATCGGCGACGGCGACGTACCCCTCAGACTGCTCATCGATCTCGCGCCCCACCTGGTCAAGCTCGACGCCTCGCTGCTGGCCCGGCCGGCCGCGGTGCGGGCCATGCGGGCGCTGTGCGAGGAGTTGGGTGCCCTGGTGGCGGTGGAGGGAGTGGAGACCGAACTGCAGTGTGCGGCCGCGGTGTCGGCGGGCGCGCAGTTGGCGCAGGGTGAGCTGTTCGCGCCTCCGGCCCGGATTCCCGTGGCGGACGTATACGTTCCGCCGCTCTCGCGCGGATTCCTCGCCGTGCCCCGGTCCGGGCCGTCGGTGCGGGAGTTCGTCCGTCCGGCCGCCGTCCTGCCCGTGACCGCTCCGGCGGGCCGGGTGCGGGCGCTGCTGACGGGATCGCCCGACGTCTCCGGGGTGCTGCTGGTGGACCAGGCCGGCCGGCCGGTTCGGTCGGTGCACCGGTCGCGGTTCCTGCTGTCGATGTCCGGCCGTTACGGGCACGCCCTGTACGCGGACCGGCCGGCGTTCAAGCTGGGTGACGCGCCGCGGACGGTGGGCATCGGCGCGACCGCCTGGGAGGTGCTGGACGTGGTCGCGGTCGGCGGCCGGGACCGGACCTCCGACGATGTGGCGGTGGTCGACGAGCGCGGCCGGTGCGTGGGGGTCGTACGGCTCGCGGATCTCGTGCGGGCACTGGCCGAGAGCAGGGTCGAGGAGGCGGCCGGGCTCAATCCGCTGACCCGGCTGCCCGGTTCGGACGCGATCACGGGTGAGGTCGACCGGCGGATCGCGGACGGACGGGTGTTCGCCCTCAGTTGGCTGGACATCGACCACTTCAAGCAGGTCAACGACGGCGCCGGGTTCGCGGCCGGTGACGAGCTGATCCGGTCGGTGGGGCGTGCGCTGCAGGAGGCGGCCGCCGGACACGCGCGCGTGGGGCACATCGGCGGCGACGACTTCCTGGTGCTGGCCGATGTGGAGGCGCTCGACCCGCTGGCCGCCGCCGTGCTCGACGTGCCCTGGGCGGCGGGCGGGCGGCCGGTCACACTCTCCCTCGCGACGGTGGTGTGTGCGCCGGGCAGCGTGCGCGACCATCGTCAGGCCGCCGCCCACCTCGCTCCGCTGAAGAAGGCGGCCAAGGCACTCAGCGGTGCGAGCTGGGTGCTGGGGCGCGCGGAGCTGCCGGGCCACGAGGTGCGACGCGGCGGCTCGGGGGCGGCACCGGCGCAGGCAGATTACGCGGCAGCCGAGCCACGGTGGTGA
- a CDS encoding lipid-transfer protein has product MTAEVAVLGAGMHPWGKWGRGFVEYGTAAARAALADAGLEWRDVGSVVGADTVRGGYPGYVAGATFARALGWQGARVSSVYAACASGAQAIATARAQILAGLADVVLVVGADAAPKGFFRPAAGDRPDDPDWLRFRVLGATNPTYFGLYARRRMAVHGDTPEDFALVKVKNAALGALNPYARYRKRVTVEEVAASAVVADPLRLLDICATSDGGAALVLCSTDFAHRHGVSRPVLIRAVSTVTPRFPSTVLDLPDIATDCAVAVEPGPETFRASIARAAYEEAGVGPEDLSLAEVYDLSTALELQWYEDLGLCGEGEGAKLLREGATAPGGRIPVNTSGGLASFGEAVPAQAIAQVCELTWQLRGTAGERQVTGARVGITANQGLFGHGSSVIAVR; this is encoded by the coding sequence ATGACGGCGGAAGTGGCGGTGCTCGGCGCGGGCATGCACCCCTGGGGCAAGTGGGGCCGAGGCTTCGTCGAGTACGGCACGGCAGCGGCCCGGGCGGCGCTCGCGGATGCCGGGCTGGAGTGGCGGGACGTCGGATCCGTCGTCGGCGCGGACACGGTGCGTGGCGGCTACCCCGGATACGTGGCGGGAGCGACCTTCGCCAGGGCGCTGGGCTGGCAGGGCGCGCGGGTCTCGAGTGTGTACGCGGCCTGCGCGTCGGGGGCGCAGGCGATCGCGACCGCAAGGGCCCAGATCCTCGCGGGTCTCGCGGACGTCGTCCTCGTGGTGGGGGCGGACGCCGCACCCAAGGGATTCTTCCGGCCGGCGGCCGGTGATCGCCCGGACGACCCGGACTGGCTGCGCTTCCGTGTGCTGGGCGCGACGAATCCGACGTACTTCGGGCTGTACGCCCGGCGGAGGATGGCGGTGCACGGGGACACCCCGGAGGACTTCGCGCTGGTGAAGGTGAAGAACGCGGCGCTCGGGGCGCTCAATCCGTACGCCCGCTATCGCAAACGGGTCACCGTCGAGGAGGTCGCCGCCTCCGCCGTGGTCGCCGACCCGCTGCGGCTCCTCGACATCTGCGCCACCTCCGACGGCGGCGCGGCCCTGGTGTTGTGCAGCACGGACTTCGCGCACCGGCACGGCGTGTCCCGTCCGGTGCTGATCCGGGCGGTGTCCACGGTGACCCCCCGCTTCCCGAGCACGGTCCTGGACCTGCCCGACATCGCCACGGACTGCGCGGTCGCGGTGGAACCCGGACCGGAGACCTTCCGGGCGTCCATCGCCCGGGCCGCCTACGAAGAGGCGGGCGTCGGGCCCGAGGACCTGTCCCTGGCGGAGGTGTACGACCTGTCCACCGCCCTGGAGTTGCAGTGGTACGAGGATCTGGGGCTGTGCGGCGAGGGAGAGGGGGCGAAGCTGCTCAGGGAGGGGGCGACGGCACCGGGCGGCCGCATACCCGTCAACACCAGCGGCGGGCTCGCCTCGTTCGGGGAGGCGGTGCCGGCCCAGGCCATCGCCCAGGTCTGCGAGCTCACCTGGCAGTTGAGGGGCACCGCCGGTGAGCGCCAGGTGACCGGGGCGCGTGTGGGCATCACCGCCAACCAGGGGCTCTTCGGGCACGGATCGTCGGTGATCGCGGTGAGATGA
- a CDS encoding Zn-ribbon domain-containing OB-fold protein: MPHASTPALAGWFTGEGDGFRLLGTRCASCASVFFPREDTHCRNPHCAGGALEETPLSQRGRIWSYTDSRYRPPSPYVSNPELPWEPYALIAVELEAERMVVLGQAAPGVTVADLTVGMEVEVAPGVLHEDAETTWTTWHWRPTGVTA; encoded by the coding sequence TTGCCGCACGCATCGACACCCGCGCTCGCCGGTTGGTTCACCGGCGAGGGGGACGGCTTCCGACTGCTGGGGACCCGCTGCGCGTCCTGCGCGTCCGTCTTCTTCCCGCGCGAGGACACCCACTGCCGCAACCCGCACTGCGCGGGCGGAGCCCTGGAGGAGACCCCGTTGTCACAGAGGGGGCGGATTTGGTCATACACGGACAGCCGCTACCGGCCTCCGTCACCCTATGTGAGTAACCCGGAACTTCCCTGGGAGCCGTACGCGTTGATCGCGGTGGAGCTGGAGGCCGAGCGGATGGTCGTTCTGGGCCAGGCGGCGCCCGGGGTCACCGTCGCCGATCTGACGGTGGGCATGGAGGTGGAGGTCGCCCCCGGCGTGCTCCACGAGGACGCGGAGACGACCTGGACGACCTGGCACTGGCGGCCGACGGGGGTGACGGCATGA
- a CDS encoding NUDIX domain-containing protein yields MSEIQHPIANSAPSSHCSNCGAPYGEGASGWPRSCPHCGTVAYRNPLPVAVALQPVYDTKGTALVVITRTIAPARGGIALPGGYIDDREDWKQAVVRELKEETGIDAAAREVRLVDAMSSPDGHLLLFGLLPERPAEGLPPSDATDETEGWHLLRRAEELAFPLHTLAARAWFEGRYF; encoded by the coding sequence GTGTCCGAAATTCAGCACCCAATTGCCAACTCCGCACCGAGCTCGCATTGTTCGAACTGCGGAGCGCCCTACGGGGAGGGCGCCTCCGGCTGGCCGCGCAGCTGCCCGCACTGCGGAACGGTCGCCTACCGCAATCCGCTGCCGGTCGCGGTCGCGCTCCAGCCCGTGTACGACACCAAGGGCACGGCCCTGGTCGTCATCACCCGAACCATCGCCCCCGCACGCGGAGGCATCGCCCTGCCCGGTGGCTACATCGACGACCGGGAGGACTGGAAGCAGGCCGTCGTACGCGAACTCAAGGAGGAGACCGGAATCGACGCCGCCGCGCGCGAGGTCCGGCTCGTCGACGCCATGAGCTCGCCCGACGGCCACCTGCTGCTCTTCGGCCTGCTCCCGGAACGCCCCGCCGAGGGACTCCCGCCGTCCGACGCCACCGACGAGACCGAGGGCTGGCACCTGCTGCGCAGGGCCGAGGAACTCGCGTTCCCGCTGCACACCCTGGCCGCACGGGCCTGGTTCGAGGGCCGCTACTTCTGA